A genome region from Coprococcus phoceensis includes the following:
- a CDS encoding ATP-dependent helicase, whose protein sequence is MSLNPSQVQAVIHKDGPCMVLAGPGSGKTLTITKRIEYLIGKHHVSPEEILVITFTKAASIEMKERFVRLCGQKAGPVTFGTFHGIYYGILKWAYRMNASNILSEEQKYQLLKQVIGRMEIDIDDEKDFLQGIAGEIGNIKNNQIPLAEYESLNCSEEVFREIFEQYEKERKRLKKIDFDDMLVLVYELFKKRPDILSMWQRKFRYILIDEFQDINQVQYDVIRMLAAPENNLFIVGDDDQSIYRFRGARPDIMLGFKKDYPDTKEILLDVNYRSTKAIVNGAARVIRHNVNRYPKQIITTNEQGETVHIQEVRHPIEESKYVVSQIQEAKKRGIPSSEIAVLFRTNVEARALAETFMEYNMPFRMKERMPNLYEHFIAQDLTTYLKMALGDRSRKSFLAIMNRPNRYIGRDSVEGTTISFESLRKFYCDKDWMLDRIDQLEVDFRILKNMAPYGAIQYIRKHIGYDEFLKEYAAFRKINMEDLKEVLREIEERAKAFRTIEEWFTHIEEYSEELKRQSQQKETDPEAITFMTMHGSKGLEFDLVFIIGANETITPYKKAETKEEVEEERRMFYVAMTRARKKLIISYTKERNGKSMAQSRFVGELLTRG, encoded by the coding sequence ATGAGTTTGAATCCGTCTCAAGTTCAGGCAGTCATCCACAAGGATGGTCCATGTATGGTTCTCGCAGGTCCCGGTTCCGGGAAAACACTCACAATCACGAAACGAATTGAATATCTGATTGGAAAGCATCACGTGAGTCCGGAAGAGATTCTTGTGATTACATTTACAAAAGCGGCATCAATTGAGATGAAAGAGCGTTTTGTGCGTTTGTGCGGACAGAAAGCAGGTCCTGTCACATTTGGAACGTTTCATGGTATTTATTATGGTATTTTAAAATGGGCATATAGGATGAATGCGTCAAATATTCTTTCTGAGGAACAAAAATACCAGCTGTTAAAACAGGTCATTGGCAGAATGGAGATTGATATTGATGATGAGAAAGATTTTTTGCAAGGGATTGCAGGGGAGATTGGAAATATCAAAAATAATCAGATTCCATTGGCGGAATATGAGTCTTTGAACTGTTCAGAAGAGGTTTTTCGGGAAATTTTCGAGCAGTATGAGAAAGAACGGAAGCGGTTAAAGAAAATCGATTTTGATGATATGCTTGTGCTTGTCTATGAATTGTTCAAAAAGAGACCGGATATTTTGAGCATGTGGCAGAGAAAATTCCGGTATATTTTAATTGATGAGTTTCAAGACATCAATCAGGTACAGTATGATGTGATTCGAATGCTGGCGGCGCCGGAAAACAACTTATTCATTGTTGGAGATGATGATCAGTCAATTTATCGATTCCGCGGCGCAAGACCGGATATCATGCTTGGGTTTAAGAAAGATTACCCTGATACAAAGGAGATTTTGCTGGATGTGAATTATCGCTCTACAAAAGCGATTGTAAATGGGGCGGCACGGGTGATCCGGCACAATGTAAACCGTTATCCAAAGCAGATTATCACAACGAACGAGCAGGGAGAGACCGTCCACATTCAGGAGGTCAGACATCCGATTGAAGAAAGCAAGTATGTGGTCAGTCAGATTCAGGAGGCGAAAAAAAGAGGTATCCCGTCTTCGGAGATTGCGGTTCTGTTTCGCACAAATGTGGAGGCACGTGCATTGGCGGAGACATTTATGGAATACAACATGCCGTTTCGGATGAAAGAACGCATGCCGAATCTGTATGAACATTTTATTGCACAGGATTTGACTACGTATTTGAAGATGGCGTTAGGAGACCGTTCGCGAAAATCATTTTTGGCGATTATGAATCGTCCGAACCGCTATATCGGGCGAGACAGTGTGGAAGGAACCACGATTTCATTTGAGAGTTTGCGAAAATTCTATTGTGACAAAGACTGGATGCTCGACCGGATCGATCAGCTTGAGGTGGATTTTAGAATATTAAAAAATATGGCGCCGTACGGGGCAATCCAGTATATTCGAAAACATATCGGATACGATGAATTTTTAAAAGAATATGCGGCATTTCGAAAAATCAACATGGAAGATTTAAAAGAAGTACTGAGAGAGATTGAAGAGCGGGCAAAAGCCTTTCGTACGATTGAAGAGTGGTTTACACATATTGAAGAATATTCAGAGGAATTAAAGAGACAGTCGCAGCAAAAAGAGACAGATCCGGAGGCAATCACGTTTATGACAATGCATGGATCGAAAGGATTGGAGTTTGATCTGGTATTTATTATCGGGGCGAATGAGACGATTACCCCATATAAAAAGGCGGAGACAAAAGAAGAAGTGGAAGAAGAGCGCAGGATGTTCTATGTGGCTATGACGAGAGCACGAAAGAAATTGATTATCTCTTATACAAAAGAACGTAATGGGAAGTCGATGGCACAATCCCGGTTTGTGGGGGAGCTGTTGACAAGAGGGTAA
- the gltX gene encoding glutamate--tRNA ligase — translation MSKVRTRFAPSPTGRMHVGNLRTALYAYLIAKHEDGDFLLRIEDTDQERFVEGALEIIYRTLEKTGLIHDEGPDKDGGVGPYVQSERQQMGLYLKYAKQLIEQGDAYYCFCDKERLESLKTEVTEGGAEIVVYDKHCLHLSKEEIEANLAAGKPYVIRINMPTEGTTTFHDEIYGDITVPNAELDDMILIKSDGYPTYNFANVIDDHLQGITHVVRGNEYLSSAPKYNRLYEAFGWEVPTYVHCPLITDETHKKLSKRCGHSSYEDLIEQGFLTEAVVNYVALLGWSPTDNREIFSLEELVKAFDYHHMSKSPAVFDTVKLKWMNGEYLKAMDFEKFYELAKPYIKEVITKDYDLKKIAALVKTRIEIFPDIKEHIDFFEELPEYDTAMYTHKKMKTNEETSLEVLKEILPLFEAQEDYSNDALYAVLKGYVEEKGYKNGYAMWPVRTAVSGKQNTPGGATEIMEILGKEESLARIRKGIELLSK, via the coding sequence ATGAGTAAAGTAAGAACAAGATTTGCACCAAGTCCAACTGGAAGAATGCACGTCGGAAATCTGCGTACAGCGTTATATGCATATTTGATCGCAAAACATGAAGACGGCGATTTTCTTCTTCGTATCGAGGATACAGATCAGGAACGTTTTGTCGAGGGTGCACTTGAGATTATATACCGCACTTTGGAAAAGACAGGACTGATTCACGATGAAGGTCCTGACAAAGACGGTGGAGTCGGTCCATATGTGCAAAGCGAGAGACAACAGATGGGATTGTATCTGAAATATGCAAAACAGCTGATCGAGCAGGGAGATGCTTATTACTGTTTCTGTGACAAAGAAAGACTGGAATCTTTGAAAACTGAAGTGACAGAGGGAGGAGCAGAGATCGTAGTATATGACAAGCACTGTCTGCATCTGAGCAAGGAAGAGATTGAGGCAAATCTGGCGGCAGGAAAGCCATATGTTATTCGTATTAATATGCCGACAGAAGGTACAACGACATTCCACGATGAGATTTACGGAGATATCACAGTTCCGAATGCGGAGTTGGATGACATGATTTTGATCAAATCAGATGGATATCCGACCTATAATTTTGCCAATGTAATCGATGACCATTTACAGGGAATCACACATGTAGTTCGCGGTAATGAATATTTGTCATCTGCGCCGAAGTACAATCGTCTGTATGAAGCGTTCGGATGGGAAGTGCCGACTTATGTACACTGTCCGTTGATCACAGATGAGACACACAAAAAACTGAGCAAGCGATGCGGACATTCTTCTTATGAGGATCTCATCGAACAGGGATTTTTGACAGAAGCAGTTGTGAATTACGTGGCATTACTTGGATGGAGTCCTACAGATAACAGAGAGATTTTCTCTTTGGAAGAATTGGTGAAAGCATTTGATTATCATCACATGAGTAAGTCGCCTGCAGTGTTTGACACAGTAAAATTAAAATGGATGAACGGCGAATATCTCAAAGCAATGGACTTTGAAAAATTCTATGAATTGGCAAAGCCATACATCAAAGAAGTGATTACAAAAGATTATGACCTGAAAAAAATTGCAGCGCTTGTGAAGACAAGAATCGAGATTTTCCCAGACATCAAAGAACATATTGATTTCTTTGAAGAACTTCCGGAGTATGATACTGCAATGTATACACACAAGAAGATGAAGACGAATGAGGAGACTTCTCTTGAGGTGTTAAAAGAGATTCTTCCTCTTTTTGAGGCGCAGGAAGATTACAGCAATGATGCGCTGTATGCTGTGCTGAAAGGCTATGTAGAAGAAAAAGGATACAAGAACGGTTACGCAATGTGGCCGGTGAGAACAGCTGTATCCGGAAAGCAGAATACACCTGGCGGTGCAACGGAGATTATGGAGATTTTGGGAAAAGAAGAGTCTTTAGCACGTATTCGCAAGGGAATTGAATTGTTAAGTAAATAG
- a CDS encoding amino acid ABC transporter permease codes for MSIGMMLSMMAQGMIKSFWIFAFTLILSLPLGIVVSFGRMSKNVVIRTIVKVYISIMRGTPLILQLMFIYFGRYYVLKMQMTPEWMNTAVILGFVLNYAAYFAEIYRGGIESMPIGQYEAAEILGYTKVQTFVKIIFPQVMKRILPSITNEVITLVKDTSIAYVLSVQEMFTVAKAISASQASVSPLIIAAVFYYVFNFIVAFVMERIEKKMDYYR; via the coding sequence ATGAGTATAGGAATGATGCTCAGCATGATGGCGCAGGGGATGATAAAGTCGTTTTGGATCTTTGCATTCACACTGATTCTTTCGCTGCCGCTTGGAATTGTTGTGTCCTTTGGACGAATGTCAAAAAACGTGGTGATTCGCACGATTGTGAAAGTGTACATATCGATCATGAGAGGGACACCGTTGATCTTACAACTGATGTTTATTTATTTTGGAAGATATTATGTACTGAAGATGCAGATGACACCGGAGTGGATGAACACCGCAGTAATCCTTGGATTTGTGTTAAATTATGCCGCTTATTTTGCGGAAATTTATCGTGGCGGAATTGAATCTATGCCGATTGGGCAGTATGAAGCGGCTGAGATTCTTGGATATACAAAAGTACAGACATTTGTGAAAATTATTTTTCCACAGGTGATGAAACGGATTTTGCCATCGATTACGAATGAGGTGATCACGTTAGTGAAAGATACATCCATTGCTTATGTATTGAGTGTGCAGGAGATGTTCACGGTGGCAAAGGCAATCTCGGCGTCTCAGGCAAGTGTGTCCCCGCTGATTATAGCGGCAGTATTTTACTATGTGTTTAACTTTATCGTGGCATTTGTGATGGAGCGCATTGAAAAGAAGATGGACTATTATCGTTAG
- a CDS encoding CidA/LrgA family protein produces the protein MKLLYQFGVILAVTFVGELLYALLPLPIPASIYGLIVMLICLGTKVVKLSQVKIAADFLIDIMPPMFIPAAVGLIVVWGDLKEILIPVVVITCLSTVIVMVCTGKVTQTLIRRKQKTGEMKDERVIK, from the coding sequence ATGAAATTGTTGTATCAGTTTGGTGTGATTTTAGCGGTTACTTTTGTGGGGGAACTATTGTATGCTCTGCTCCCACTGCCTATTCCCGCAAGTATTTATGGACTTATAGTGATGCTTATTTGTCTTGGAACAAAAGTTGTGAAACTAAGTCAGGTGAAAATTGCCGCTGATTTTTTGATTGATATTATGCCGCCAATGTTTATTCCGGCGGCGGTTGGTTTGATTGTTGTTTGGGGGGATCTGAAAGAGATTTTGATTCCGGTTGTCGTGATCACCTGCCTGTCGACGGTGATTGTGATGGTATGTACCGGAAAGGTGACACAGACATTGATTCGACGAAAACAAAAGACAGGAGAAATGAAAGATGAAAGAGTTATTAAATAG
- a CDS encoding PLP-dependent aminotransferase family protein, producing MAAYKDLSRDELLEMKNELETRFEDVKSKGLKLDMSRGKPSAAQLDLAMGMMDVLRSDSDLKCEEGVDCRNYGVLDGIREAKQLLADMMEVPIDNVVIFGNSSLNIMYDTVARSMTHGVMGSTPWCKLDKVKFLCPVPGYDRHFAITEHFGIEMINIPMHDDGPDMDMVEQLVNTDPAVKGIWCVPKYSNPQGITYSDETVRRFARLKPAAEDFRIYWDNAYGIHHLYEDKQDSLVEIFMECKKEGNPDMVYKFCSTSKVSFPGSGVAAIAASTENLVAIREQMQIQTIGHDKLNQLRHARYYKDIHGMVQHMKKHADILRPKFETVLNVLEKELGGLEIGSWIRPRGGYFISFDAMEGCAKAIVAKAKEAGLVMTGAGATFPYGKDPKDSNIRIAPSYPTPEELAVAADIFVLSVKLVSIDKLLEEKSA from the coding sequence ATGGCGGCGTACAAAGACTTAAGCAGAGATGAATTATTAGAAATGAAAAATGAATTGGAGACACGTTTTGAGGATGTGAAATCAAAAGGACTGAAATTAGATATGTCCAGAGGGAAACCATCCGCAGCGCAGCTTGATTTAGCGATGGGGATGATGGATGTTTTGAGAAGCGATTCTGATTTGAAATGCGAAGAAGGTGTGGATTGCAGAAATTATGGTGTGCTTGATGGAATCCGTGAAGCAAAACAGCTTCTTGCAGATATGATGGAAGTACCGATTGACAATGTTGTTATTTTTGGTAATTCAAGTCTGAATATTATGTACGATACTGTGGCACGTTCTATGACACATGGTGTTATGGGCAGCACTCCTTGGTGCAAACTTGACAAGGTGAAATTTTTATGTCCGGTACCGGGATATGACAGACATTTTGCAATCACAGAACATTTCGGAATTGAGATGATCAATATCCCAATGCATGATGACGGACCGGATATGGATATGGTAGAACAGCTGGTAAACACAGATCCGGCAGTGAAGGGAATTTGGTGTGTACCGAAATATTCCAACCCACAGGGAATTACATACTCTGACGAAACGGTGAGAAGGTTTGCAAGATTAAAGCCGGCTGCAGAAGACTTCCGTATTTATTGGGATAATGCTTATGGAATCCACCATTTATATGAAGATAAGCAAGATTCCCTGGTGGAGATTTTCATGGAGTGTAAAAAAGAGGGAAATCCGGATATGGTATACAAATTCTGTTCTACTTCAAAAGTAAGTTTTCCGGGTTCCGGAGTTGCAGCTATTGCGGCATCAACAGAGAATCTGGTTGCTATTAGAGAACAGATGCAGATACAGACAATCGGACACGATAAACTGAATCAGCTTCGTCATGCGCGCTATTATAAAGATATTCATGGAATGGTTCAGCATATGAAGAAGCATGCAGATATTTTAAGACCAAAATTTGAGACAGTTTTGAATGTGTTAGAAAAAGAATTGGGTGGTTTGGAAATCGGAAGCTGGATTCGCCCAAGAGGTGGCTATTTCATCTCGTTTGATGCGATGGAGGGCTGTGCGAAAGCAATCGTGGCGAAAGCAAAAGAGGCAGGTCTTGTAATGACCGGAGCGGGGGCAACATTCCCATATGGAAAAGACCCAAAAGACAGCAACATCCGTATTGCACCATCGTATCCGACACCGGAAGAACTTGCAGTTGCAGCAGATATTTTTGTACTTAGTGTAAAATTAGTAAGTATTGATAAATTATTAGAAGAGAAATCAGCATAG
- a CDS encoding threonine/serine exporter family protein: MIVRVLGAFIAIFTFAVLQETPKKYLGCAGIVGAVGWLAYLLSEHAGADTVLATFISAMTITLISHTFARIFKAPVTVFLIAGILPTVPGAGMYRIVYYIIQGDRAMSSYYLTNTLELAGVIAIAIFIMDTLFRLFQKGWKQNSLKYSIKMNEKKK, from the coding sequence ATGATTGTACGAGTATTAGGGGCATTTATTGCAATTTTTACATTTGCAGTTCTGCAGGAGACACCAAAAAAATATCTTGGCTGTGCGGGAATCGTAGGTGCAGTTGGCTGGCTGGCGTATCTTTTGAGCGAACATGCGGGAGCGGATACAGTTCTTGCCACCTTTATATCGGCGATGACGATTACCTTAATCTCCCACACCTTTGCAAGAATTTTTAAAGCACCGGTTACGGTGTTTTTGATTGCAGGTATTCTTCCGACGGTGCCGGGAGCAGGCATGTATCGGATTGTATATTACATTATTCAGGGAGATCGTGCGATGTCCAGCTATTATCTGACAAATACGCTGGAACTTGCCGGAGTGATTGCGATTGCAATCTTTATTATGGACACGTTGTTTCGTCTTTTTCAGAAAGGATGGAAACAAAATTCTTTGAAATATAGTATAAAAATGAATGAAAAGAAAAAGTGA
- a CDS encoding threonine/serine exporter family protein, producing MNHKLLLDTAVLAGEIMLCSGAETYRVEDTMYHILKTSKAESIEALALMTGIMATINSPDMEQPMTVIKAVNNRTTNLNHVIQVNDISRRYCGGELTLEETYQALRKIGGMQYNRTLCNAALVGVAAGFAMMFGGSFLDVAATAVVGVLLAAIITLGEKVKMNVIIIDILSSIGIAILAIAMKTYGMKEINMDTVIISAIMPLVPGVAITNAIRDTLQGDYLSGGARVLEAFLKAASIALGVGIGMALFGAVAGRSFL from the coding sequence ATGAATCATAAATTACTATTGGATACGGCTGTGCTGGCGGGAGAGATTATGCTGTGTAGCGGTGCGGAGACTTATCGTGTGGAAGATACGATGTATCATATTTTGAAGACCTCAAAGGCAGAGTCGATTGAGGCGTTGGCACTGATGACAGGAATCATGGCAACGATTAACAGTCCGGATATGGAACAGCCCATGACGGTTATAAAGGCGGTCAATAACAGAACGACTAATCTGAATCATGTCATTCAGGTCAATGATATTTCACGAAGATATTGTGGCGGGGAACTTACATTGGAGGAGACCTACCAGGCTCTGAGAAAGATAGGCGGGATGCAGTATAATCGGACACTTTGCAATGCCGCACTGGTAGGAGTCGCAGCAGGATTTGCAATGATGTTTGGGGGAAGTTTTCTGGATGTCGCGGCTACTGCTGTGGTGGGAGTTCTTTTGGCCGCGATCATCACGCTTGGAGAGAAAGTGAAGATGAATGTGATTATCATCGATATTTTGTCTTCGATAGGAATTGCGATACTTGCAATTGCAATGAAAACATATGGAATGAAAGAGATCAACATGGACACTGTAATCATCAGTGCAATTATGCCTCTTGTTCCGGGGGTGGCGATTACGAATGCGATCCGTGATACCTTGCAGGGGGATTATCTTTCAGGAGGGGCTCGTGTTTTGGAGGCCTTTTTAAAAGCGGCATCGATAGCCCTTGGAGTGGGAATCGGTATGGCGTTATTTGGAGCAGTTGCGGGAAGGAGTTTCTTATGA
- a CDS encoding threonine/serine exporter family protein — MIANMLCSFWGTVAFSILFNVHKRFYFCCGLTGMAGWLCYCALAPLGSAPMACFAGTIVVVLLSRIFAVWKKCPITVFLVSGIFPLVPGAGVYYTAYYFVTDSLRLASQKGIESLKMAFAIVLGIVFVVSIPKQWFQVSYWKNKRK, encoded by the coding sequence ATGATTGCAAATATGTTGTGTTCGTTTTGGGGAACGGTCGCATTTTCCATTCTGTTCAACGTACATAAGCGGTTTTATTTTTGCTGCGGACTGACCGGTATGGCTGGGTGGCTTTGTTACTGTGCGCTCGCACCGCTTGGGTCTGCGCCGATGGCATGCTTTGCGGGCACGATTGTTGTTGTGCTGCTGTCGCGGATTTTCGCTGTGTGGAAGAAATGTCCGATCACGGTATTTTTAGTATCCGGGATATTCCCGCTTGTGCCGGGAGCCGGTGTCTATTATACGGCGTATTATTTTGTTACAGACAGTCTGAGGCTTGCATCTCAGAAAGGAATCGAGTCATTGAAGATGGCGTTTGCCATCGTGCTTGGAATTGTATTTGTGGTATCAATTCCAAAACAATGGTTTCAAGTAAGTTACTGGAAGAATAAGAGAAAATAG
- a CDS encoding amino acid ABC transporter ATP-binding protein, whose translation MNLLEMNHIRKSFGDLEVLKDISLTVKKGEVVAIIGPSGSGKSTLLRCATMLETMDSGEMSYMGEKAVSIGNDGKSVYAKADQLKKIKSYFGLVFQNFNLFPHYSVMKNITDAPIKVQKRKKEEVFAKANELLLKMGLEGRGDAYPYQLSGGQQQRVSIARALAMNPEILFFDEPTSALDPELTGEILKVIRNLAAEHMTMVIVTHEMNFAKNVADKIIFMDNGYIVEQGTPDEVFGSQNTRMKEFLGKLSNES comes from the coding sequence ATGAATTTATTGGAGATGAATCATATCAGAAAAAGCTTTGGAGATTTGGAAGTGTTAAAAGATATCTCTTTGACAGTAAAAAAAGGAGAAGTCGTCGCAATCATAGGACCTTCCGGTTCGGGGAAATCCACGCTTCTCCGGTGTGCGACAATGCTTGAGACGATGGACAGTGGCGAGATGAGTTATATGGGAGAAAAAGCAGTTTCTATAGGAAATGATGGAAAATCAGTCTATGCAAAAGCCGATCAGCTGAAAAAAATCAAAAGTTATTTTGGGCTGGTGTTTCAAAACTTTAATCTGTTCCCGCACTATTCGGTGATGAAAAATATTACAGATGCACCGATTAAGGTACAGAAAAGAAAAAAGGAAGAAGTGTTTGCCAAGGCAAATGAACTGCTTTTGAAGATGGGGCTGGAAGGACGAGGAGACGCCTATCCATATCAGTTATCCGGCGGGCAACAGCAGAGAGTATCCATTGCGAGAGCGTTGGCTATGAATCCGGAGATTCTGTTTTTTGATGAACCGACTTCTGCGCTTGATCCGGAGCTGACAGGAGAGATTTTAAAGGTTATTCGCAACCTTGCGGCAGAACATATGACAATGGTAATTGTAACTCATGAGATGAATTTTGCAAAAAATGTTGCAGACAAGATCATTTTTATGGATAATGGATATATTGTGGAGCAAGGGACACCGGATGAGGTGTTTGGCTCGCAAAATACGAGGATGAAGGAATTTTTAGGAAAGTTATCAAATGAATCATAA
- a CDS encoding threonine/serine exporter family protein — MSEVEVTQVDQEEYPEMHRVLELALEAGRILLRNGAEIFRVEETIEHICKRFGVEAVDSFVLSNGIFLTAYSKGKENFAKVKHVPMAGIHLGIVTEVNDLSREISAGRVGIDEAFRRLEEIEKLPPKKSLYLVLAAGLGSGSFCYLLKANIWESLIAFVIGTLLYVLVIFAQKHTMSKIIINIVGGGFITILALIASNINFPFAVSLDKVIIGSILPLVPGVAFTNAIRDIANSDFISGTVRMIDALLVFVYIAIGVGTVLSAYNSILGGMAL; from the coding sequence ATGTCTGAAGTGGAAGTAACACAGGTAGATCAGGAAGAATATCCTGAGATGCACAGAGTATTGGAACTTGCGTTAGAAGCAGGGCGTATTTTGTTGAGAAACGGAGCAGAGATTTTCCGTGTAGAAGAGACAATAGAACATATTTGCAAAAGATTTGGTGTGGAAGCAGTGGATTCCTTTGTACTGAGTAATGGAATTTTTTTGACAGCATACAGCAAAGGAAAAGAGAACTTTGCCAAGGTGAAGCATGTGCCAATGGCAGGGATACACCTTGGGATTGTCACGGAAGTCAACGATTTGTCGAGAGAGATCTCAGCGGGAAGAGTTGGGATTGATGAAGCTTTCCGGCGTCTGGAAGAGATTGAGAAACTCCCTCCAAAAAAAAGCTTGTACCTCGTTTTGGCGGCTGGGCTTGGAAGCGGTTCTTTTTGCTATCTGCTGAAAGCGAATATATGGGAGAGCTTAATTGCATTTGTCATAGGGACGCTTTTGTATGTGCTGGTGATTTTTGCACAGAAACACACGATGTCAAAGATTATCATTAATATCGTGGGCGGAGGATTTATTACGATACTGGCACTGATTGCCTCGAATATTAATTTTCCTTTTGCGGTGAGTCTTGATAAGGTGATCATTGGCTCGATTCTGCCTTTGGTACCCGGAGTTGCGTTTACCAATGCGATTAGAGATATTGCCAACAGTGATTTTATTTCCGGAACGGTCAGAATGATCGATGCGCTGCTTGTGTTCGTATATATTGCAATCGGTGTAGGAACAGTGTTGTCGGCCTATAATAGTATTTTAGGAGGTATGGCATTATGA
- a CDS encoding DUF1292 domain-containing protein, giving the protein MSEHNHDCGCGHDDCNCGEENLTVTLTLDNDEVLECAVLTIFSAGDRQYIALLPLEDAEDTEEGDVFIYRFEEDENGEPTLDNIEDDDEYELAADAFDEWLDEQDFEELED; this is encoded by the coding sequence ATGAGTGAACATAATCATGATTGTGGCTGCGGACATGACGACTGTAACTGCGGCGAAGAAAACCTTACTGTAACATTGACACTTGATAACGACGAGGTACTGGAATGTGCAGTTCTCACAATTTTCTCAGCTGGTGACAGACAGTATATCGCATTGCTTCCATTAGAGGATGCAGAAGACACAGAGGAAGGTGACGTATTCATCTACCGTTTTGAAGAAGATGAAAACGGCGAACCAACTTTAGACAACATCGAAGATGACGATGAGTACGAGTTGGCTGCCGATGCTTTCGACGAATGGCTGGACGAACAAGACTTTGAAGAATTAGAAGACTAA
- a CDS encoding LrgB family protein: MKELLNSSLYFGVTVSIAGYGIGLFLKRKFKWGFLNPLLLAIIFVIIVLQVFGIDYEVYDETAKYLSYLLTPATVCLAIPLYQQIELLKKNLTAVVLGIVAGVFSSLGSVFGMAYLFGLSHKEYVTLLPKSITTAIGIGVSEELGGFTTITVAVIIVTGVLGNVIGEQICKIFRIQEPVAVGLALGTSAHAIGTTKALELGEVQGAMSSLSIAVAGLITVVGASVFANFM, translated from the coding sequence ATGAAAGAGTTATTAAATAGTTCGCTTTATTTTGGGGTGACAGTCAGTATTGCAGGGTATGGGATTGGATTGTTTTTAAAAAGAAAATTTAAGTGGGGATTTTTAAATCCGCTTTTACTTGCTATTATTTTTGTGATTATTGTATTGCAGGTGTTTGGAATAGATTATGAAGTCTATGATGAGACGGCAAAGTATTTGAGTTATCTGCTGACACCTGCAACGGTCTGTCTTGCAATTCCGCTCTATCAGCAGATTGAGTTGTTGAAAAAGAATTTGACAGCAGTGGTTTTAGGAATTGTGGCAGGAGTGTTCTCAAGCCTTGGGAGTGTATTTGGAATGGCATATCTGTTTGGACTTAGCCATAAGGAATATGTTACATTACTCCCAAAATCAATCACAACAGCAATCGGAATTGGAGTTTCGGAGGAACTCGGAGGGTTTACAACCATTACTGTAGCAGTGATCATCGTGACCGGAGTACTTGGAAATGTGATAGGAGAGCAGATTTGTAAAATATTTCGGATACAGGAACCTGTCGCAGTAGGCTTGGCGCTTGGTACGTCGGCGCATGCGATAGGAACAACAAAAGCTTTGGAGCTTGGTGAAGTACAAGGAGCGATGAGCAGTCTTTCTATTGCAGTTGCAGGTCTGATCACGGTGGTCGGCGCATCGGTATTTGCAAATTTTATGTAG